Proteins from one Thaumasiovibrio subtropicus genomic window:
- the hupA gene encoding nucleoid-associated protein HU-alpha, whose translation MNKTQLIDLIAEKADLSKAQAKAALEATLEGVTDALKDGDQVQLIGFGTFKVNHRAARTGRNPQTGKEIQIAAANVPAFVAGKALKDAVK comes from the coding sequence ATGAACAAGACCCAACTGATCGACCTGATTGCTGAAAAAGCTGACCTTTCTAAAGCGCAAGCTAAAGCGGCTCTTGAAGCAACTTTAGAAGGCGTAACTGATGCACTTAAGGACGGTGACCAGGTTCAACTGATTGGTTTCGGTACTTTCAAAGTAAATCACCGTGCTGCTCGTACCGGCCGTAACCCACAAACTGGTAAAGAAATCCAGATTGCGGCTGCTAACGTTCCTGCATTCGTTGCCGGTAAAGCGCTAAAAGACGCAGTAAAATAA
- a CDS encoding CNNM domain-containing protein produces MLLLAIYVLIAIGVSFLCSILEAVLLSISPSYIATLRKEQHPMADRLAKLKEDIDRPLASILTLNTIAHTIGAASAGAQASVVFGSKWLGVFSAVLTLAILLFSEIIPKTLGATYWRQLAPVSANLLRWMVWLLTPFVWASEQLTRRLARGHEAPKLRDEISAMALLAHESGELADDESKILHNLLTFREMKVTQIMTPRPVLFRVDAEMTINDFIDEHAKTPFSRPLIYAEQKDNIVGFVHRLEMYSAYHQGKQNYRLGDVMRALPVVHNHVSVPYAFELLMQQRSQLALVVDEYGTVQGLVTIEDIIENLMGEEIVDEADTTSDMQQLAYQRWEKWKVTHKIVENSDDEPTSKEKPQNDKPPQSEA; encoded by the coding sequence ATGCTTTTGCTGGCAATTTACGTGCTGATTGCGATCGGCGTGTCATTCCTTTGCTCAATACTGGAAGCAGTACTATTGAGCATCTCGCCCAGCTACATCGCGACACTCCGTAAGGAGCAGCACCCTATGGCTGATCGATTAGCCAAACTGAAAGAAGATATCGATCGCCCGCTTGCTTCTATTCTTACTCTCAACACCATTGCTCACACCATTGGCGCCGCTAGCGCAGGTGCACAAGCATCGGTGGTATTCGGCAGCAAATGGCTCGGCGTCTTTTCCGCCGTGCTCACGCTGGCGATCTTACTCTTTTCAGAAATCATCCCGAAAACGCTCGGGGCCACTTACTGGCGTCAATTAGCGCCTGTCTCTGCAAACCTCTTACGTTGGATGGTATGGCTACTGACACCCTTTGTATGGGCTTCTGAACAACTGACTCGACGTTTAGCGCGTGGCCATGAAGCGCCTAAGCTGCGAGATGAGATTTCTGCTATGGCGCTGCTCGCCCATGAAAGTGGTGAGCTTGCCGACGATGAGTCGAAAATCTTGCATAACCTGCTGACTTTCCGCGAGATGAAGGTGACGCAGATAATGACACCACGCCCTGTCCTGTTCCGTGTTGATGCTGAGATGACGATCAATGACTTCATTGATGAGCACGCAAAAACGCCGTTCTCGCGTCCGCTTATCTACGCAGAGCAAAAGGACAATATCGTGGGCTTTGTGCATCGCTTAGAGATGTACTCGGCCTACCATCAAGGCAAGCAAAACTATCGCTTGGGCGATGTGATGCGGGCGCTACCTGTGGTGCATAACCACGTCAGTGTCCCTTATGCCTTTGAGTTGCTAATGCAACAACGCTCGCAGCTGGCACTTGTCGTCGATGAATACGGTACCGTTCAAGGTCTTGTGACCATTGAAGACATTATCGAAAACTTGATGGGCGAAGAGATTGTCGATGAAGCCGATACCACCTCAGACATGCAGCAGCTGGCATATCAGCGTTGGGAGAAGTGGAAGGTGACACATAAGATCGTCGAAAACAGCGATGACGAGCCAACCTCAAAAGAAAAGCCACAAAATGATAAGCCACCGCAATCGGAGGCATAA
- a CDS encoding isochorismatase family protein translates to MATNKVDIVRERTATLDVDPQKGFSELCPKELPVTGALEIVPQLLANHTFAAIKLVSRDMHPTGAAWEASTPAEMLSPVDLPEVDVKWNPHCVMGTEGVELLPGLPPVREYDFQINKGLDPDAHPYGAFYHDQADTLSTGGLEFLQVKGIDTVLVGGLALDFCVKKSVEQLLAAGLRVVLNLAATRAVFPEQFEQVANDLQAQGVELIDDTRALSLVDHV, encoded by the coding sequence ATGGCAACGAATAAGGTCGATATTGTAAGGGAACGCACTGCCACATTAGATGTGGATCCTCAGAAAGGTTTCAGTGAACTGTGTCCAAAGGAACTACCTGTGACGGGCGCGTTGGAGATAGTGCCGCAGTTACTGGCTAACCATACTTTTGCTGCAATCAAGTTAGTCTCTCGCGATATGCACCCCACAGGTGCGGCATGGGAAGCGTCGACACCTGCAGAGATGCTGTCGCCGGTTGACCTGCCTGAAGTCGATGTGAAGTGGAATCCACATTGTGTCATGGGCACCGAAGGGGTTGAACTACTGCCTGGATTGCCGCCTGTGCGAGAGTACGACTTTCAAATCAATAAAGGTCTCGATCCTGACGCACACCCTTACGGGGCATTTTATCACGATCAAGCGGATACCCTGAGCACGGGAGGACTGGAGTTTCTGCAAGTGAAAGGAATTGATACTGTGCTGGTGGGAGGATTAGCGCTCGATTTTTGCGTCAAGAAATCGGTTGAGCAACTGCTGGCCGCGGGGCTGCGTGTTGTGTTGAACCTTGCGGCAACACGCGCTGTCTTTCCTGAGCAGTTCGAGCAAGTGGCCAATGACCTACAAGCTCAAGGGGTCGAGCTCATCGATGATACGAGAGCATTGTCCTTAGTCGACCACGTATAA